The Chthoniobacterales bacterium genome includes a window with the following:
- a CDS encoding NEW3 domain-containing protein — translation MKSPLLTLGLFAVFCLFSVKAAELTPLVLPLGGAAFENWKGLESTAGAATLKCPSEAVFRYPDGPRGAYKHGFRNFNDGTADWHFFYGVQMEVQLADGSPVELISTIFPASKDPGRGWSTLTRLSGPDWHTVTLPWSAFGAPSANRSWLFQVKELKLAVRPVDGKSAGPLQIRHLRVVKAPAVSLESEVLGKAAAAGETATYSVTVGNTSAVPQSVVLSFAPYGWEAFPPSVTPSALDLAPGETRKLEVRVQVPSNAPAGGHEKQVLQAVGNGDAAARSELTFITSSRVAYPNILHTKERWDEVRAKVKNYPWAKQAQDEMVAKAEKWQVPDVAPAPGNDPDDTMGPFLFKTSVEHDMMACGVSWQLTGNRVYAEKIARFLRNLSNPANGYPTTLRGCNQALVQEGHFFQHIAMAYDMVHESGVFSEADHQQIEATFRIFMETMNLASLNGSINNWNLSEVTGALYCALTLQDFSLAERFFSGPAGVCDQLSKGTMDDGWWYECSISYNVWCASEFSQVALALQPWGINFKDMWLPASYLPSVMLNAELNGGAKPAAGAGQPPNRPFGMTPELWGPNTRPYRKITDLWNSLLPYLDYRGVMFGVNDSSENLVATPRAEVGGQPFELAYYLFRDPAYAAIARLSAKRDLLYGVPQLPDKTTERFLNSASADNVGLVMLRSQTPDRPIREQIQAVLHYGIHGWAHGHFDRTSLLSLMRYGRSFYNPEMIWYGYEPFMYKFYVQNSVAHNMVVVDQKNQEASPGERTLFHTGKMMQTTSVETVSRWSNPPYGGMVYDYVPVKTFEEKTWREGRFVPIPENPPTYGTLTDFTEPILQRRLMVVTDDYVVLADYLKSEQPHTFESLYQMKGFLGLDAPDKTPLRHDAQWTSNPLSSAQFVTDADWFSVTAPAISRFEIRFGPGADNTGTRAENSEPGVLQLDVHSLWPQKQEIMVATAPEDHAVEKRLFYTVRGDGKTLAEGKFGAWILGQSEIDVPLDGLKQLELETRTELAKMPTLFWANARIVTRDGKEIPVRQLSAQSENVVAPKAPGQDYFGGPIKIAGVPFTEATAAEPQDAKKSAFVRVDLSQVQAVRFKATLGGDYPLGDESQRRKTYAIKAPGGKTKEARFLTIIEPHENQSVIQSAQATDADHIRVQLTDGRVQEITLKSFTGPKNEPAVEITETKNGTAIRSETTLQPAP, via the coding sequence ATGAAATCCCCCCTGCTGACCCTCGGTCTGTTTGCTGTTTTTTGTCTTTTTTCCGTGAAGGCGGCGGAGCTAACGCCGCTCGTCTTGCCTTTGGGCGGCGCGGCCTTTGAAAACTGGAAGGGCCTCGAATCTACCGCTGGAGCCGCGACTCTGAAATGTCCCAGCGAGGCGGTTTTTCGTTATCCGGACGGCCCACGCGGCGCTTACAAACACGGCTTCCGGAACTTCAATGACGGCACGGCGGACTGGCATTTTTTTTACGGCGTGCAGATGGAGGTGCAACTCGCCGATGGGAGTCCGGTGGAGTTGATCTCGACCATTTTTCCAGCCAGCAAGGACCCGGGCCGGGGCTGGTCGACTCTCACTCGATTGAGCGGTCCGGACTGGCACACGGTCACGCTGCCGTGGTCGGCATTTGGCGCGCCATCCGCGAACCGGTCGTGGTTGTTTCAGGTGAAAGAACTCAAGCTCGCCGTGCGTCCGGTGGATGGAAAATCGGCGGGCCCGCTGCAAATTCGCCATCTGCGAGTCGTCAAAGCGCCCGCTGTTTCCCTGGAAAGCGAAGTCCTCGGAAAAGCCGCCGCCGCCGGTGAGACCGCGACCTACAGCGTTACCGTCGGCAATACATCCGCGGTGCCTCAATCGGTCGTCCTCTCCTTCGCGCCGTATGGCTGGGAAGCCTTTCCGCCGAGTGTGACGCCGTCCGCCTTGGACCTGGCTCCGGGCGAAACCCGGAAGCTGGAAGTGCGCGTGCAGGTTCCCTCAAACGCGCCGGCTGGCGGACACGAAAAGCAGGTGCTCCAAGCCGTCGGCAACGGCGACGCGGCGGCCCGTTCTGAGCTGACTTTCATTACTTCCTCGCGGGTGGCTTACCCGAACATTCTTCATACCAAGGAGCGCTGGGATGAAGTCCGCGCCAAGGTGAAAAATTATCCGTGGGCGAAGCAGGCGCAGGATGAAATGGTCGCCAAGGCCGAGAAATGGCAGGTGCCCGACGTCGCGCCCGCGCCCGGGAACGACCCCGACGACACGATGGGGCCGTTTCTTTTCAAGACTTCTGTCGAGCACGACATGATGGCCTGTGGCGTTTCCTGGCAGCTCACCGGCAATCGTGTTTATGCCGAAAAAATCGCCCGGTTTCTGCGCAATCTCTCCAATCCGGCGAATGGCTACCCGACCACTTTGCGCGGGTGCAATCAGGCGCTCGTGCAGGAGGGGCATTTCTTTCAGCACATCGCGATGGCCTACGACATGGTCCACGAGTCAGGAGTTTTCAGCGAGGCGGATCATCAGCAGATCGAGGCGACGTTCCGGATTTTCATGGAGACGATGAACCTCGCGAGTCTGAATGGCTCGATCAACAACTGGAATCTCTCCGAGGTCACCGGCGCGTTGTATTGTGCGCTGACTTTGCAAGATTTCAGCCTCGCCGAGCGTTTCTTTTCCGGTCCGGCGGGCGTCTGCGACCAGCTCTCCAAGGGAACGATGGACGACGGCTGGTGGTACGAATGTTCGATCAGTTACAACGTCTGGTGTGCCAGCGAATTTTCCCAAGTCGCCCTCGCCTTGCAGCCGTGGGGGATCAATTTCAAGGACATGTGGTTGCCCGCGAGCTATCTGCCGAGCGTGATGCTCAACGCTGAACTGAACGGCGGCGCGAAGCCTGCGGCCGGGGCCGGCCAGCCACCGAATCGGCCCTTTGGCATGACGCCCGAACTTTGGGGGCCGAACACCCGGCCCTATCGGAAAATCACTGATCTCTGGAACAGCCTCCTGCCATATCTCGACTATCGCGGTGTGATGTTTGGCGTGAATGATTCCTCTGAAAATCTGGTTGCCACTCCGCGTGCCGAGGTGGGCGGGCAGCCATTCGAGTTGGCTTATTATCTGTTTCGCGATCCGGCCTACGCGGCCATCGCCCGGCTCTCTGCCAAACGCGATCTGCTCTATGGCGTTCCCCAGCTGCCCGACAAGACCACCGAGCGTTTCCTCAACTCCGCCAGCGCAGACAATGTAGGGCTCGTCATGCTGCGTTCCCAGACGCCGGATCGACCGATTCGCGAGCAGATCCAAGCCGTGCTCCACTATGGCATCCACGGCTGGGCGCACGGGCATTTTGATCGTACAAGCCTGCTTTCGCTGATGCGTTACGGGCGTAGTTTCTACAATCCAGAGATGATCTGGTACGGCTACGAGCCGTTCATGTACAAGTTTTACGTGCAGAACTCGGTCGCGCACAACATGGTCGTGGTCGATCAGAAAAATCAGGAGGCCTCGCCCGGCGAGCGCACCCTATTTCACACGGGGAAAATGATGCAAACCACGTCCGTCGAGACCGTTTCCCGGTGGTCGAATCCACCCTACGGCGGCATGGTTTACGACTACGTGCCGGTGAAAACCTTTGAGGAAAAAACCTGGCGAGAGGGACGTTTCGTGCCGATTCCGGAGAATCCGCCGACGTATGGCACGCTCACCGATTTCACCGAGCCGATCCTCCAGCGCCGTCTGATGGTGGTCACGGATGATTACGTCGTTTTGGCGGATTACCTGAAATCGGAGCAGCCGCACACCTTCGAGAGTCTCTACCAAATGAAGGGTTTTCTCGGCCTCGACGCGCCGGATAAAACGCCGCTCCGGCACGACGCGCAGTGGACTTCCAATCCACTCAGCAGTGCGCAATTTGTCACCGACGCCGACTGGTTTTCCGTCACCGCGCCGGCAATAAGCCGCTTCGAAATACGCTTCGGCCCCGGCGCTGATAACACTGGAACTCGTGCGGAAAACAGCGAGCCGGGCGTGCTCCAGCTCGACGTGCATTCGCTCTGGCCGCAGAAGCAGGAGATCATGGTCGCCACCGCGCCCGAGGATCATGCCGTGGAAAAACGGCTTTTCTACACCGTGCGCGGCGACGGCAAAACGCTGGCCGAGGGAAAATTTGGCGCGTGGATTCTGGGCCAGTCCGAGATCGACGTTCCCCTCGACGGCTTGAAACAACTCGAACTCGAAACCCGCACCGAGCTGGCGAAAATGCCCACGCTTTTCTGGGCCAATGCCCGGATCGTCACCCGCGATGGAAAAGAGATTCCAGTTAGGCAGTTATCAGCGCAATCCGAGAACGTCGTCGCTCCGAAGGCGCCGGGTCAGGATTACTTCGGAGGTCCGATCAAAATCGCCGGCGTTCCCTTCACCGAAGCCACCGCCGCCGAGCCGCAGGATGCGAAAAAATCTGCCTTCGTCCGCGTCGATCTGAGCCAGGTGCAGGCCGTTCGCTTCAAGGCGACGCTGGGGGGCGATTACCCGCTTGGCGACGAAAGCCAGCGTCGCAAAACCTACGCCATCAAGGCTCCCGGCGGGAAAACGAAAGAGGCGCGTTTTCTCACCATCATCGAGCCTCACGAAAACCAATCCGTCATCCAATCCGCCCAAGCCACCGACGCCGATCACATACGAGTGCAACTCACCGATGGACGAGTTCAGGAGATCACCTTGAAGAGTTTCACCGGCCCAAAAAACGAGCCCGCCGTGGAAATTACCGAGACGAAAAACGGAACTGCGATTCGTTCCGAGACAACGCTCCAACCCGCTCCATAA
- the yajC gene encoding preprotein translocase subunit YajC, with translation MIFSSFTLLAQATPNANPLSSLLPILFLVPIFYVLIIRPQQKRQKELKTLITSMKTGDKIITNAGLHGIVSNVKEKTFLLKVADNVKLEFDKSAVAVVESRSDVVEA, from the coding sequence ATGATATTTTCCAGTTTTACTCTTCTCGCCCAGGCGACTCCGAATGCCAATCCTTTGAGCAGCCTGCTCCCAATCCTGTTCCTGGTCCCGATTTTTTATGTGCTGATCATTCGGCCACAACAAAAGCGGCAGAAGGAACTGAAAACCCTCATCACCAGCATGAAGACCGGCGACAAGATCATCACCAATGCCGGTCTTCACGGCATCGTCTCGAATGTGAAAGAGAAAACCTTCCTCCTGAAGGTCGCTGACAACGTCAAACTCGAGTTCGACAAGTCGGCCGTGGCCGTGGTCGAGTCCCGTTCCGATGTCGTGGAAGCCTAA